From Camelus bactrianus isolate YW-2024 breed Bactrian camel chromosome 16, ASM4877302v1, whole genome shotgun sequence, the proteins below share one genomic window:
- the SLC25A19 gene encoding mitochondrial thiamine pyrophosphate carrier, which produces MVGYDPRADGRNISNFEVAVAGSVSGLVTRALISPLDVIKIRFQLQIERLSRRDPSAKYYGILQAGRQILQEEGPTAFWKGHIPAQLLSIGYGAVQFLSFELLTELVHRASVRDARDFSVHFVCGGLSACVATLAVHPVDVLRTRFAAQGEPRVYKTLRDAVMTMYRTEGPLVFYKGLNPTLIAIFPYAGFQFSFYSSLKHAYEWAVPSEGKKNGNFRNLLCGSGAGVISKTLTYPLDLFKKRLQVGGFEQARASFGQVRRYKGLLDCAQQVLQEEGAQGFFKGLSPSLLKAALSTGFVFFWYELFCNLFHHMKKADS; this is translated from the exons ATGGTGGGCTATGACCCCAGAGCAGATGGCAGGAATATCTCCAATTTTGAGGTGGCAGTGGCTGGGTCTGTGTCTGGACTTGTCACACGGGCACTGATCAGCCCCTTGGACGTCATCAAGATCCGTTTCCAG CTTCAGATTGAGCGTCTGTCTCGCAGAGACCCCAGTGCAAAATACTACGGGATCCTACAGGCGGGGAGACAGATCTTGCAAGAGGAGGGCCCGACAGCCTTCTGGAAAGGACACATCCCAGCCCAGCTTCTCTCCATAGGCTATGGAGCTGTCCAA TTTTTGTCCTTTGAACTGCTGACCGAGCTGGTGCACAGGGCCAGCGTGCGCGATGCCCGCGACTTCTCCGTGCACTTTGTGTGTGGCGGCCTGTCCGCCTGCGTGGCCACCCTCGCCGTGCATCCTGTGGACGTTCTGCGCACCCGCTTCGCAGCTCAGGGTGAGCCCAGG GTCTATAAAACCCTGCGAGACGCCGTGATGACCATGTACAGGACCGAAGGCCCCTTAGTCTTCTACAAAGGCTTGAACCCCACCTTGATCGCCATCTTCCCCTACGCCGGCTTCCAGTTCTCCTTCTACAGCTCCTTGAAGCACGCGTACGAGTGGGCCGTGccaagtgaaggaaagaaaaatg GGAACTTCAGAAACCTGCTCTGTGGCAGCGGAGCTGGAGTCATCAGCAAGACCCTTACGTACCCCCTGGACCTCTTCAAGAAACGGCTGCAGGTCGGAGGGTTTGAGCAGGCCCGAGCCTCCTTTGGCCAG GTTCGAAGGTACAAGGGCCTCCTGGACTGTGCCCAGCAGGTGCTACAAGAGGAGGGTGCGCAGGGCTTCTTCAAAGGCTTGTCCCCCAGCCTGCTGAAGGCTGCCCTCTCCACTGGCTTCGTGTTCTTCTGGTATGAGCTCTTCTGCAACCTCTTCCACCACATGAAGAAGGCAGACAGCTAG